Genomic segment of Apus apus isolate bApuApu2 chromosome 9, bApuApu2.pri.cur, whole genome shotgun sequence:
ACCCTTGGAGgaaaacacacccagggattTTGGTGGCAAGCTGCCTGTGACACCCACTCTGAGCAGCTGGCTCTGGCTGAGGACACCAGTCTGGCTTTTAGGAGCTGCACCCTTGAGGTCTGACCCTGAGCTCCACATTGCCATTTCCTTCACCAGCCCCTTTCCTCTTTGCACAACAGGTTTACCAAAGAGTTGCTGAGCATCACCTTCCCTGTCCTGCTCTGAACTGTTGccactgcagtgctgctctgtgggcGGTGAGCATGAACATGTCAGCTTGGAAGGACAGTTGGCAAGTCAACATCTCTGGTCTTTGGTGCAAGCCCTGGACCACTCCGGTTTGGACCAGCTCAAGAATTAGAGGGTGAGAAGTGCCCAGGAGCCTTTTTACTTGTGTACCTGGATGAGAGCACGGACTTGTCTTAATGACAAGCTCTGGGGCAGAGCCTTGCGCAGCCACCCAGTAGCCTCATACAGCCAAGCACTGGGAAGGATGGGGAGAGGGAACCAAGCTGTGTCCCCTGGCAGATGGATGTGGTGGGCTGGCTGATCAGAGGCACACTGACATGGAAGGAGCTGGCAAGGCCCACGCACCCAGACTAAGTCTCCCTCTCTGTAAGGAGAGACTCAGCACACTGTGCCGTGTGGCTCCTGCTTTAGCCACAAGCtcactgcttctctgctgcCTCACCCTCTGCGCCTGCAGCTGTAAGGAGGGTCCTCTCTTTAGAGCGTCCGACGCCACGCCGAACTCAGAGGCTTGGGATGCTCTCAGGTTGCTCTTCGCTCAGGTTGGCTTTCTCCAGCCCGTGGCCTGTAGGGTTGACGCCGCCGCATCCCTGCTGGCCAGATGATGCTCTGCGCCTCACGGCTTTACCACGTGCAGCCCTCGTGCTCTTGCGCTCCCAGCTCCCCGTGGCACTGAGCCACGGCCCCTAGAGGGGACAATCCCGACATCCCCTGAGCCGAAGCTGTCAAAGCCAGGTCTCGCCCGCCAGCGCGGGTGAGGCCCACGTGCTCCCGGCCCAGCTTCTCCAGCCGCGCCGCGCGCAGCCGCCGCCCTCGGGAGCGGGAGGCAGCCCCGAGGCGCAACGCGGGGCCTGCCTCGCCGTGGCagcggggctgggcagggaggacGGGGGTCCTGGTGGGTCCATCATGGCCCCAGCGGGGTGGGCCACTTGGGCTGTGCCTCGAGGCCCTGGGGTGGCCCCGGAGGAGCTCCCCGGGCCCAGGGGACGTTTCCTGTTTGCTGCCCGCACTGAAGCATCGGCCCTTCAACCGCCGCCAGTCCTCTGCTTCCGGCAGGGGCTCCCGCCCGGAGCCCCCCTGCACTATCAGCTCACCAGATGCCTTTTTCAGGATACTGTGGTAAAACTGTGCCGGGCAGGCGCTGTCATTTGGGGTTTTCTCTCGTGTCAACCTCGAAGACAAATTGGATGAGGAGGAGCGAGAcgggaggaaaggaaaaaaaataatgcatttaacccaaaaaaaaagcaaacaaccaaaaaaaaaaaaaaagattaaaaataatgcatgaaGCAAGGTGCCTCCCTCAGCCGGGGCGGGCCTGGGTGCTggcggggggccggggcggccaACATGGCGGGGTGGCCTCCCTGGGCGCCGTCGGCCTCTAGTGGTGGCGGAGGCGGCGAGGAGCCCTGGTGGTACCACGGGCCCCACCAGCGCCATGCGGACCCGGCCCTCCCGGTGCTGCGGGAGTTCTGCCTCGCTCTCCAGGTGCGGACGCTCTGTGGGACGTGGTCCTCCTCTGGGTTCACAGCCCCgccctgtgctggggaaggagcaggagctgcaagAGGGAACGTGGAGATATCCCCGGCACCTCTCAGCCAGCCAGCAGATCGGGGTGGCCATGAAGCAGCCCCCCTGGTCGCTGGTCTGCAGCCCCCAggtggtgctgagcagcctgggccGAGTGGAACCCACgcaggcaggagggaagtgGTGAAAGAGCACGTGGGAAAGCCTCTCTGTCCGTCTGTGAAGACACGCAGGTGGGCGGCTGCCAGGTCTGCCAcggggctgggctgccccaggagctgtgccctgctgctgggatggtCTGTGGACAGACAAAGGGTGACAGGCCGTGGATGCTGTTTAACCTGGGAGCTTAGGAAATCCCCTGTGCTGGTGGGGGGCACGCACGGGTGTGCAGGTGGGTATGTGCTCCTTGAAGCTGTCCCTCAGAGGGGAGCATTAAAGCGTGGCTGATCTCATGGTGCTCAGCATGTGCTCCAGCTCTCCGTGCCTCCCTGTGAGGTGGTGGGGTCAGATCAGCTGGAAGAGGCACTGATGGACTGGGTGTGCTTTTGGAGGTCCTTGCTTGGGCCATATGGGGACGTGGCACCACCAGAGCTCACTGCAGACCTGCAGGATTTGCTCTGAGTTTAGCCTGGTGATTTCACTTTGTTggatgaaacaaaacaaataataaaaaggtgGTTGGTCCCCGTGGAGCACAGGGGAGGTGTCAGCATGGGAAGTGGAGACAGGGTCAAAGGTTTAGAAATAGTGCTGGGCTATCCCCACCCACTGAGGGTGGATGAGGGGCTGGCTAGGGCTGTGGGTGGGAGTTATGCTGCACCTGGCTATAAAACCCgattttctctgcagctctggagtCTGAGCATCCACTGGAAGGTGGGTTGGACCTCCTGAGCATGTCTTTGGTTCTGTAGTTTCCCTCGGAGGACTGTCAGTGAGAAGTTAAAGAGGGAGAAGCTGTTCTCTGGCTGCCCAGGACACCCAAGAAAAGCCTGGGCTGTGGTAGCACCCAGGTGAgatggggagctggggggagcagcagggaggcaggggagctGGGTGTCACTCCATGCCAGGCAGGTGGCTGAGCTGGGGACCTGAAATCATGGCTGCTCGCTTTTGCCGGCAAATCTTGCATTTGTGTggtttcctcttccttcttctatgcagactggtttggtttttttccttctctctccattTTGTTCCCTTTGCTGTGGAGGCAAATTTTAGCCCATCCAACCTTTTGGTTCCAAACTCTGCAAAGGAGCAGAACTAATCACTGAGTCCCACCAGGGCTCAGCTTTAATTACCTGTGAGATTTTAATCTGCTGGAGGTGGGCTGAAGGGTCTTCAGTGCTCCTTTATCTGATCCTgactctttcttttccttctgctgctctgcaattCCCCTGGCAGATGCCTCCCAATTCTacacaatatttttctgtacacGACTACAACTGGACTTCGTAGCCCAGAAAAGCTTCTATGCAGAGCTGAAGAGAAAAGGTCCAGTTCTTTTGCAGCTCTCAGCACTTTGTTGAAGGTCTGACTGttttcagaggcagcaggatGATGGAGTTtgtctgctccatcagcttggGATTTACTCTGTCCACAGGTCTCAGGTTAGATGGCCTGAGCACAGTTGAGGAGAAGAGGAGCCCTCATGCCTGGACTCCCTGGTGGCAATGCCTCCATCCCTGCCCGGTGCTAACTGTGATGCTTTGGGAACTTGCTAGCTGTGGTTCCTCACATGTGACGAGCTGCCAAGCCTGGAAGAAATGTGGGATATccttggaaagcagcagcacgAGTTCAGAGACATCCTAAAGCCAGCCAGAAATGGTGCCAGCAAGACCAGCCCTGGCCAAGGACCTGCTGGACTGGCCCTGGTGGCAGAGGCCAGCATGGTGACACTGGCTGAAGGACgcagcagcaaaacaagcaCAGCCTGAGACACATGGAGGAGAAACTCAGCTCCCCGAGGGCCCTGCCGATGGGGACTCTGtcaggctgccctgcagcagctccttcctaTGATGTCCACCCCCAGCGGGCACCTTGGGACACAAATCTAGCAAGtggctgcttctctgcttctcactgGGCTCTGAGCGAGGAGGTAATTTCAAAACTTCCTTGGGTACATTTATGCTTTATAGAATCAGCCACAAGAATCATTTTGAAGTCAGATCCCCTCAAGCCCTCAGAGCTGAGGGGGAGGAGGGCACATGGAAAGCTGGCTGCCTTTCTAGCCTGGTGGCCCCCCCATTTTTCCCCCATCCCACAGATTGGAGGCTGCCCCCTTAAATTTggcagagaaaaacagctgcagcCCTAATGGGTCCATGTGCTGCCATCAGGTGCTGTTGCTCTGGCTCTCCCCCACTTCCTGGTAGGTGCTgtggattttttcctcctttttctagCTTATTCTCAGGAGTAAATTTGCAGGAACCCAGAAACTGCTGTGGTTTCTAGgccactctgctgctgtttgtggaAGGGTTCCCTGCTGTTtgtttgtgctgctgtgggctATTGTCACAAGTTGTGGAGactcagcttctccttttctgGGGCTCAGAAGGGAGGCTGTGTGCTTTGGGGTGCAGAGTGCCTCtttgctccccagcagccctggaagttgctggcagaggggagcaggTACAAAGGCTGGGGACTCCTTTGGGAAATGAAACCTTGGGGAACGTCTCCATCCCATTTCATACCCAGTTGAAAAGTGTGTAGGAGCCAGAGCCTGCCTCGCAGGGGACTCCTGCCTACTCCAAGGACTCACACTGAACTCCAGAGCAGGGATATCCCCGGGCCACTTGCCCTGAACGGCCCTTTCCCTGCACAGGAACTGTCCCCAAAGACCAGCTTTGGGAGCAGAAGGGCTTGGGGCCCCCGGTGTGGGAGACTCTGGCCACCTGGGGAGGGCAGAAGGGaggtgcagggagaggagcaaaCATCTCTTCTTGCAGTGGCTGTTTTATTCTCAGCCTCTAAAATTGGGGCAGCTCTCCTCAGGGACCAGAGgctttttagggttttttttgctgtgttcatCCAGCCTATTTATAGCTGCTGTCTCTGGAGCTGTGGCTTCCATTAACAAGCAGGATCTGAAGCTGTCCAGCAGCCATGAGGACTGAGGTGTATCCTGATCAAGCAGAACCCCATGGGATAGGAAGGGAAATACACAGATACACCATCAACCCCATTTGGCTTTGATTTGACTGACATGGGGAGCTCCACTGTGCCCTCAAGAGTCGTCAGGCAGAGGTGGGACATGGGGAAAGAGGTGTGAcactgcctttcctctgccagGTAGAATGGGAAGTTAAGATAATCAGCTGATGGTCCCAGAGAGATCCTTATGTGGGAAGCTGTGTGACTTGGGGCAAAGGACTTTCCTACCATCTGCATCctctaaaaagagaaaagcatccCAGGAGAGGATAAGGACAACTTTTATCCAGGTGTGAGGAAGTGCCTCCTTGGGCAGTACTAGGGCCACAGGGAGTTGTCACATGCAGGAGGAAAGCAGGTGGCATGGAGAAggctggcaggaggggctgtggttgtgttttttctccccataaGGATGTAGGTGTGTGCACGTCCCTATGGACTGAGGGCTTGGCTTTCTCCCCTGCCTGGGCCCTTGCAGGgtggcagagctctgccttCAAAGCCACAGCTGATGGGAGGTGTGAGCAGTGGAGGCTGAACTCTGCTCCCTACGGCTGTGGACAGGACAGGGCCACTcagcccctctgcctccctccacccTACAACACACAGAGGCGAGACACGGgcagttttatttcaaagtagAACAAAAGTGTCTTTATTCTTTCTGGAGATGCAACATTCAGGTTTGTCACGAGCGTGTCTGTGCTCAGCCTGGCTGTTTGTGTGCGGTTAAGTCAGGGCACAGGGAAAACCGACAGGGGGAGACTGTTCTGTAACTTGTCCCAGCCTCACCTCTGATAGAGAAACCCTGTTACCCAGCCAACCAGCCTGACGTTGTGGTCCCTTGCACAGCACCCGTTGCTGAGCAGACAGGCTCTACAGAAAaatctaaaaacaaaacatactttCAGACATTTCACATCAACTTTTCCCCTAATTTTGCTGGGAAGGAGTTTTGGCTCTAAGAGTACCCACTCCCAGATTTCTTCTTGCCCTTCACACCTTTCCCCTTCACCCAGTTGCTGAGTCAGAGCGCGTCGAGGATGTTGTCGATTTTGGTGACCAGGTCCTGGCGCTTGTTGGAATGCATCTTCTCATTCTCAATGTAGGTGTCCTTCTTGAGCTTGCCAGCTACCAGCCGCTCAGCCTCCACTGAGGACTTCAGAACAAGCTCCTTGACTTGGCCATCGAGCTTCTGGATCTCACTTACCTTATGGGAGTGAGAAACAAAGGGAGTATTAGAGGAGGCAAAAATACCATGAAGCTGGAATAGAAGAGACAGTAAAACTGGAGCGTGAGAGGAAGTCAGTGCTAAGTGTAACCATCTCCAGGCCCTGAATATTGCCTCCTGAGCTGTCACCTCTCTTCATGAACACCTCACAGCTGGATAATTAAGCAGTGCAGATGAAGGGGCTTGAAAGACCCAGGAGCCGTACTGGTAGGAGACAGATGCAATGACTGTTAAAGAGTTTTTCATGATAGATATTAAAAGGCTTCAAGCTAAACCACAACTGTGACAGCTGGGAGCTGTGTCCTTACAGTTAATGTTAGTGGTGTGTGAGAAGCAGGTCTGTAATGACAGAGCTGCTCTTTGAGTTACTAAGATTAAGCAAGGTGGCTGTTGGTTGAATGGACCTTAGAGACTAAAGTGTTCCTCACTTGGAGGCAAGCGGCTATTCGAGGTAGGTGCTGAAATATAGCGGAGGGAAGAAAGGATAGTGGGTGTGTGCTCACTGTGCCATGGCCTTCAACATGGTACAGTGAAATACCCCCTGAGGAGCATCACGTTACCAAATTGTCAGCACCAAACTTACATGTACAAGAAAGTAAGAGATGAGggagatttttgtttggttggtgtCAGTGTCAGCAAAGTCAGTGTTGATAGTTTTCGTTTTTCCTTAAGTGTCACTGCCACGAGCTCAATGAGAAGCATCAGGATTGTGTTACAAAAGCACTAATCTGTACTCATGCAACTGGTTCAAGGGCTGTTTAAGAAACTGCACAAGCTTTAACAGCAGCACTTATAGGCCTGCATAACTAAGACTACTGCAAAGAGAATAACCAAAAAGAGTAAGccattttcagaggaaaaaagaataatcataCAGGCTGCAGAAACTAAAGCCCAAATTAAAACTCACCTTAACAGAGCCAAGAATAGgggagcttaaaaaaaaaaaataattagaatttCTTACTTTATCACATAAGTCAGAGCCTTCTGCCTTCAGTTTGGACTGCAGAGAGGCTATTTCATTTGTCAGGGCCTTGTGCTCTGTCTCCAAAGCCTTTTTGCCGCTGTTGAGGGTGGAGATGTCCCTTGACTGCTTGTATTTATTCACTGCTTCATCAAAGTGACGGTACAGCCCAAGCCTCTTGTTCACCAGAGTAAGCACTTGCTCTGTGATGCAGGCAACCTTCATCCTGGCTTCAGCAGCTGGATCCTGTGAGAGGACAGAAGGGAAGGTCAGAGCAGTCCTATCTTTGATCTGCATCAAGCCATGCTTGCAGTCTGCCTCAGGAGTGCTACAGAAACTGCTCCCTTTGCAATTAAGTCAACTGACAGTAATTAAGGAAATGGTACAAGTACTGATTAGGGCAAGCACCATCCAGCACTCAGCCTAGCCCAGCAAATAGCttaaaattaagttaaaatCTTGCAGAATTGCTGACATCCATGCTTCTCAGGGAGGGATTCCTTTTTAACCAGAAGGCAAAACTCAGGCTAACTTTAGCACACAAGTTCAAACCCTGTAGGAGTATCAATGCTCAGGCAGCATAAAAACAGAGCTCCATTTAGGCATCTAGTAAGATATCCAATCACTAGGAATATTCAGCAAGAATTACTGGTATGAGAAATCTCCAACTCTCAGCTGAGTAAGCCACTAACGCTCCCACAGGGCTCTGCATCATACAGCACCTTAGTGATGGAGAAATCCAGTCTCACGTAGACAATCACGGTGAAGAACAAGATGTAGAAAGCTCCAACCACCAACAGAGGCTCCTGCAGCATCAAGATTTTGTTGAACGTGTAATGAACCTAGAAGAGAAGTTCAAAACACTGAGGAGTGGTCCATGATGCTATGGGAGAGAACtcctcaggcagcagcagaactggcCATGCAGTCCAGCAAGTACATATCCCTGGGATCTGATACGGGTGTTGGTGCTGCTGATGGCAGAGGATGTGCAACTGCCCCAGCAAACAGTGCAGAGGACACACTCACCACGATGTCTTGGATGTGCTGCTCCACCAGGTTGCTCTTGTGTGCCACGATAACTGGTCGTCCAAAAGTGTCCAGATAAGTGTAGTGAAGCTCATCTGAAGCACGACTGATTTCATAGGGACTGTCCACGTGGATATTCCTGTGAATAAAGCCAGACAGTCCCATATGACTCTACAGTGTTGGAGATGATGTAACCTAGGACTTGGCTGGCCAACTGTGGCTTCTAGCACAAGGCCAGTTACAGAGTTTAAGCAACACTCTAGAAGGAAATAAAGCTGTGTTCCAAGGTCTCCTCCACATGCCGAgtcatggttttgttttgctgtcctAAGGCCATTACAGCAAGCTGGAGAATTGCCACCAACACAGCATCATCTGCAGTAACAAGCCAAGAGTAATGACACTTACTTGGCACCTTCTGGCAGGACAATCTTCACAGTCAGAGAGTCCGTAACTTGCTCATCAAACACGTGGTCGACAAACCTCATTTTCAAGGCATACTGATCACCTAAGAGAGTGCAGACCAGAGGGTGGTTACAATTCCTCAGAGAACAAAAGACAATCTTGATGCTCCtaacagaaggaagaagagaattcAGAGGGATACACTGTGCAGCAGGGGGCACTAGCTCACTCAAGTATACTTCAACCAGATGTCTACAAAAGCCTGaaggaagcacagaaaagaagGATTTgcatattttagaaataatagcTAGCAACTCTTGTTGCTAAGGTGCAGGGAACAGTAGCTTTTAATTCTCTACTGTACAGCAACCACCTTTAAACACAGAGGAGAAGGTTTCATGTTCCCTTCCCCTGTGCCACCCACCGAGATTGTAGAGGTACTCGTAGCTTGGCAGGTTGTAGCCAATGATGTAATGGGTTTTCCATCCCCCAAAAAGCGGGAAGCGGGGACGGATCTCCATCTCCACAGAGTCATCCAGGACAAGGAGGTGGCTGGTAGAGATGTTTCCAATTTCATCTCTGTAATAGAcatcctgagcagcagctgggagaatGGTCTGTACGGAGAGAAGCAACAGCCAGTGGCTAGGAGTTATTCCCAGTGAAACTGGCAACACCAATTATGGCTCTTAAGGATGGAGGAACTGTGCTCCCACCTGAGAGATGGCCAAATAGCTACTCAGCTGCACTGAGAGGTAAAATGGTGCTATTACAAGCCATCAGCCACAAAAGTGACTGGCAGCACTAAGATCACTTGGCCTGTAAATGGATGTGCTTTCTCCAGCCCAGTTCCAAATATCCCAGACAGCAAGGGATCTCATCATGCTCACCAGGACAGCAATTCCCTTTTCACTCAAGCCTGCTGACCTAGCTTACCAAGCTTACTGGCCTGATGCTCAGCAAAATGAGATTTCTGTGTGG
This window contains:
- the RPN1 gene encoding dolichyl-diphosphooligosaccharide--protein glycosyltransferase subunit 1; the encoded protein is MARLLGRLLLCLAAAGAAADLLLEEARRSVDLSTHLAKVSAELSLANAAGGTAASAFLLALEPGLEPRLAYLGVQVKGEEEEENTLEVRETKVKGKSGKFFSVKLPSPLAPGAKVRVSVEMVFTHVLQPYPTHITQSEKQFVVFEGNHYFYSPYFTKTQTTRVKLASRNVESYTKLGNPSRTEDMIEYGPFKDIPPYSQDTLKVHYENNSPFLTITSMTRVIEVSHWGNIAVEETVDLKHTGAVLKGPFSRYDYQRQPDSGISSVKSFKTILPAAAQDVYYRDEIGNISTSHLLVLDDSVEMEIRPRFPLFGGWKTHYIIGYNLPSYEYLYNLGDQYALKMRFVDHVFDEQVTDSLTVKIVLPEGAKNIHVDSPYEISRASDELHYTYLDTFGRPVIVAHKSNLVEQHIQDIVVHYTFNKILMLQEPLLVVGAFYILFFTVIVYVRLDFSITKDPAAEARMKVACITEQVLTLVNKRLGLYRHFDEAVNKYKQSRDISTLNSGKKALETEHKALTNEIASLQSKLKAEGSDLCDKVSEIQKLDGQVKELVLKSSVEAERLVAGKLKKDTYIENEKMHSNKRQDLVTKIDNILDAL